CGACTCCATCTTCAACGGCGCCGACGACGACGGCTCGGGCACCGTCTCGGTCCTGGAGATCGCCGAGGCGCTGGCGAAAGGGCCCGTGCATCCCAAGCGCAGCATCGTCTTCGTCTGGCACACCGCCGAGGAGCTGGGGCTGTACGGCAGCGAGTGGTTCACCGACCACCCCACCGTGCCGCGCGACAGCATCGTGGCGCAGCTCAACATCGACATGATCGGGCGCGGCGACGCCTCGGACCTGCAGGGCGGCGGACCGCGCTACCTGCAGCTCATCGGGTCGCACCGCCTGTCCAGCGAGCTGGGCGACCTGGTGGAGGCCGTGAACCGCGGCGAGCGCGAGCCGCTGTCGTTCGACTACCAGTTCGACACCAACGGGCACCCGGCGCAGTACTACTGCCGCAGCGACCACTACAACTACGCGCGCTACGGCATCCCCATCACCTTCTTCTCCACCGGCGGGCACGAGGACTACCACCAGCTCACCGACGAGGCGCAGTACATCGACTACGACCACATGGCCCGCGTGGCCACGCTGATCCGCGACGTCACGGTGCGCGTGGCCGACCTGGACCACCGCGTCGTCGTCGACAAGCCCGTTCCCGACCGCAACAAGCCCTGCCAGCAGTAGGCGATCCGGCCGGACGCCCTCCCGCATCCGCGAGACGTCCGGCCGACGGGCGGGCCCCGATCACGATTCGCCTCCGGTATCGGACGCGGACGTGAAAGGGCCCGCTCGGCACGTCGGCCCGATTCAACAAGGCGTCGCCGTCCCCGCTGGCGTAGGTCCATCCCGCATCTCCCGAGCGGCCGGTCAGCCTTATCTCACCGGCGTTCTCTCGTGTACGCTCCCCGCGTACGGCATCGGGATTGCCCAGTAGGTACGAAGCCGCCGCCTCGTGCCGGCTCCCGCGGGCGCGCAGCCCGTCCCCACCCCACCGGACCCCATGCGGAACAACGCCCTGACCTGGGCCGCCCTAGCGCTCTTCGTCGTCTCCTTCGGCGGGCAGGTCGCCACCGGCGAGCGCGTCTACAACCAGGACCAGACCAGCCATCACCAGCCCACCGTGACCCTGGCCGGATATCTCACCACCGGGCACTTCGTGGAGGCCACGTTCGAGAACTGGGAGTCCGAGTTCCTGCAGATGGGCACCTACGTCTTCCTCACCGTCTTCCTCGTCCAGCGCGGCTCGTCAGAGTCCAAGAAGCCGGAGGACGAGGAGGGCGCGGACGAGCAGGAGATCGACGAGGATCCGCGCCTGCACCGTAACGACCCTGGCGCGCCATGGCCGGTGCGCCGCGGGGGGCTGGTGCTCAAGGTGTACGAGAACTCGCTCGCGCTCGCCTTCCTGGCGCTCTTCACCCTCTCGTTCCTGCTCCACGCCGCGGGTGGCGCCAAGGAGTACAGCGCGGAGCAGATCGCGCACGGCGACGCGCCGGTCACGCTGCTGGGCTACCTCTGCACCTCGCAGTTCTGGTTCGAGTCGTTCCAGAACTGGCAGAGCGAGTTCCTCTCCGTCATCGCCATCGTGGTGCTCTCCATCTTCCTGCGCCAGAAGGGCTCGCCCGAGTCCAAGCCGGTGCACGCCCCCCACCGCTCCACCGGAAGCGGCTGACCGCATCGGTCGACGGCGGGTGGCCGATGCTGTGCGGACGACGCTGGGGCCTGGTGTCGCCCGGGGATCTCGGGGGATGCGCGGCTCCCTCCGCGTTTCGGGAGATGCGGGGCGGCCGCGGGTTTCGATCACCGTCGCGGGAAGCGAAGTCCCGCCTGGCCGCGGAAGTCTGCCTCCGACGATGTTCCTGCTCGGCCGATTCCAACCTTTTCGCCGCGAGGCACGTCCTACGCTCGTGCGGCTGGCGCGCCGAGTGCGCGATCGGGCGGCCGGCCAGCGGGCGTGATTCACGCGGTTCATCTCATCCCACGGATATGGAGGCACGGCGATGCGCGTTCGGATGCTCTTCACGGCGGCGCTGCCGCTGGCGGCTTTGGCGGTGACGGCGGTTGGCGCCGCCGCGCAGGACAACGGGCAGCAATCCAGCTCGGCGGACTGGGTCGCCCGGTGCCAGCGCGGCGACTCAGGCTGGGGCAACAACCGCGGCTCGGTGCACTGCGAGGTGCGCGAGGCGCGGCTGGCGGCCACGGGCGGCACGATCTCGGTAGATGCGCGGGAGAACGGCGGGGTGTCGGTGCGCGGCTGGGACCGCAACGAGGTGCTGGTGCAGGAGCGCATCCAGACCCGCGGCACGTCCGACGCGGACGCCCGCGCCATCGCGCAGCAGATCCGCGTGGAGACGGGCGGCTCGCGCGTGCACGCCACCGGCCCGCGCACCGACCGCAACCGCCAGTGGTCCGTGAGCTACGAGGTGTTCGTGCCGCGCCGCTCCAACCTGGCGCTGGTCACCACCAACGGCCCCATCGCCCTGCGCGACGTGAGCGGCGACGTGCGCATGGACGCCACCAACGGCCCGATGACGGTGAGCGGCGTGTCGGGCAACGTGCGCGGCCGCACCACCAACGGCCCCCTGCGCGTGGAGCTCTCGGGCGCGCGGTGGAGCGGGAGCGGGCTGGACCTGGAGACCACGAACGGGCCGGTGACGCTCAGCATGCCGCCGCGCTTCGCCGCGCACCTGGAGGCGGGGACGACTAACGGTCCGATGCGCGTGGACTTTTCCGTGACGGTGCAGGGCCGTATCAACAGCCGCATCTCCAGCGACATCAACGGCGGCGGCCCCACCATCCGCGTGGTCACCACCAACGGCCCCGTCTCCATCCGCACCGCCGGCGCCGCCGGGACGATGTAGACCCCGTTCAAGCAGCACGAACACGAAAGAGGTCCGGCCACCGCGGCCGGACCTCTTTTCGTCGTCATACTGCCAGCGGGATCACACGGATGACGCAGGCAAGTAGGTGAACGTTCAGCACGAAGAGCGAACGTGCCGCGAGCCCCGGGGCCGCGGCACGTCGTGCGTTTTCTGGAGATGTGGGAAGGGGCGCGGCTACCGCAGCCGGATCGTGAGCAGCCGGAAGTCCGGCGCGAAGATCCAGACCTGGTCCCACAACTCCTCGTTGTTCAGCGAGATGCGCCCGTCAGCGTGACGAACGACGGGCGGAGCGTTCGGCTCGTACTGCACGACGGCAAAGTAGAATCCGTCCGCCTCGTAGAAGCTCCACGTGTGCCGGTGCCCGGTGTCGGGATGGACGTGAGTGGCGAGCCTGGCACACGCGGCCTCGTCGCTTCTGCCTTCCAGCGGCCGGAGCCTGATCGCGCGAACGCTGGCCATCCCGTTAGCCGAACGTGCCGGCGCGAGTCGCGCATCCGCCAGAACGCCCGCCACCTGCTCCCGCGCATGCGCGACGGGCGCCGGACACCCGCTCTGCGCAGCCGCCGGAGGGGTGCACGCAAGCGAAGCATGCAGGAAAACGAAGCCCACCAACGCGAATCGCATCCTCGCTCCAGCATCAGATGGTTGAGCGTCACCAATGCGGGTGGAATGGTCGCACGACCGGACACCGTTGCGTTGACTGGCCCGGAGAACGTCCATGGCAGGCTAACGGCAGGTGCTTGCGGCCGCAATGTTTGCCCTCTCGGTGCCCTCGATCTGCCAAGGAGGATCGGCTGTGCACTTGGCCAATGTTCCCACCTCACGAGCTTCTCCGGAAGCTGTCAGTCCAGGTTCGTTCCCTCCGACTGTTAACCAACGTTCTGGCCGCGATGCACTCTCGGACGCAGCCCGCGAAGGCTGGTTTCGTGCCGTTGTAGCCGCGGCTTCAGCCGCTAGGCGTCACGCGTCCGGCCTACGGTAGATGCCGTTCCCGTAGCCACTTGCCACGCGGAAACGCTGACCGGATGCGATGAATCGCACCCCTACGCCCGGACACTTCTCGCGGTCCGGAAGCGCTCACCCCTCCGGCTCCGTGCCCGCGGCCTCCGCTGCGAGGAGGGCGGCGATCTCGTCGTCTGTCAGGGCGTCGAGGTCGTCCATCATGGCGGCGAGGGCGGCAAGCTCGGCGTCGCGGAGGAACTGCGCGAGCGCGGCGATCGTGGGGCCCTCGAAGAAGGTGCGCAGCGGTACGGGAATGTCGTGCGCCTGCTGGATGCGGGCGACGACCTGCGTGGCGAGCAGCGAGTGCCCGCCGAGCGCAAAGAAGTTGTCCTCCACGCCCACGCGCTCCACCCTCAGCACCTCCGCCCAAATCGCCGCCAGCGACTCTTCCGTCTCGTCGCGCGGGGCGACGTAGTCCGCTTCGCCGCCGGTGGCCTCAGGGGCGGGGAGGGCGCGGCGGTCGACCTTGCCGTTGGCGGTGACGGGCATCGCGTCCAGCAGCACGAACGCGGCGGGGACCATGTAGTCCGGAAGCTGCTCGCCCATGTGCCGCCGCAGCTCGGCGGCCGTGGGGGGCTCGCCTGCAGCGACGACGTAGCCGACGAGGACGGTGCGGCCCGCGGCGGTCTCGCGCAGCGCGGCGGCGGCGTCGCGCACGGACGGGTGGCGCGCGAGGGCGGCTTCCACCTCGCCCAGCTCCACGCGGAAGCCGCGGACCTTCACCTGCGCGTCGGCGCGGCCCAGCATCTCCACCTCGCCGTTGGGCAGGTAGCGGCCCAGGTCGCCCGTGCGGTAGATGCGGTCGCCGGGAAGCTCGCTGAGCGGATTGGGCGCGAACTTCGCCGCCGTCAGCTCGGGGTCGCCCAGGTAGCCGCGGGCCAGGTACGGCGTGCGGATGGCGACCTCGCCCGTCTCGCCGATGCCGGCCAGCGCGCCGGACGGGGTGAGGAGGAGAAGCTGCACGCCGTCGATGCCGCGGCCCACGGGCAGCACCTCGCGCTCGGGGGACGGCGCAACCTGATGCCACGCCATGGCCTGCGGAGTCTCGGTGGCGCCGTAGAAGTTGATGCAGCGCGCGCCGGGCGCCATCTCCCGAATCCGGGCCGCATCCCGCCGCGACAGCATCTCGCCGCCGAAGAAGGCGAGGCGGAGATGCGGAAGCGTGGGCAGCCCCGCATCTCCCGAAGCCGACGCGAGGAGCTGGCCCATCGCCGGGGTGAGGTGCGCGACGGTGACGGCTTCGCGCGCCATCCACGCGGCGAGCCAGCCGGGCTCGGCCATGCGGTCGGGATCGGGGATGCAGGACGTGCCGCCGGCCACCAGCGGCGCGAAGACGTCGCGCAGCAGCGGGTCGTGCGACAGGCCGCCCAGCATGCTCACGCAGTCGTCCGCGCCGAACGCGAACGTGTCGCGGTGCCAGGCGAAGAAGTGCGACAGCGGCCCGTGCGTGCCCATTACCGCCTTGGCCGCGCCCGTGGTGCCGGACGTGAAGGCGAGGTACGCGAGCGTGTCCGGGTCGACATCGATCATCGGCGCATCGGCGGGATACCCGGCGAGGAGCAGCGAGTCGGGGTGCGCATCGTCCATCGACAGCGTGACGCGGCATGCGGGCGCGAGCGCATCCACCGTCTGCTGTAGCGTTTCGGGGATCTCCCCCGCGGCTTCGATGGTGATCCAGCCGCGCGGCTGGGCCATGGATGCGCGCTCGGCCAGGCGCGCGGCGGGGTAGGCGGGATCGAGGATGACGAACGCCGCACCTGCCTTGAGGATGCCGAGCAGGGCCCACGTGAGCGCCGCCGAGCGGTGCGCGTACACGGCGACCACGTCGCCCGCGCCGATGCCGCTTTCGGCGAGATGGCGCGCGAGCCGATTGGTGCGCATCTCCAGCTCCGCGTACGTCCACTCGCCCTCGCGGTCGCGCACGGAGACGCGGTCCGCGAACGTGCGCGCGGAGGCGGAGACCATTTCGTGGACGGCGCCGTTCCAGACGGGCTCGATGGGTGCCGTCGGGTCCGGCAGCACCTCGCGCGCATCCGGCGTGACGAGCGAAAGGGTGGCGGCGGGCGCGGCCGGGTCGCGCACGGCCTGCTCCAGCACGGAGCGGAGCTGGCCCAGCATCTCCCGCATGCGCGCGGCGTCGAACAGGTCGGCGTTGTAGATGAGCTCGATGCCCACGCCGGACGGGTTGCGGTCCACGTACAGCGTCATGTCGAACTTGCTGTCCAGCCCCTCGGGCGGCGGCATCTGCTCGGCGTGGAGCGCGGGCGTGCCGCCCCCGCCGCCCAGCCGGCCGAAGTTGGTCATGTTGAACATGACCTGGAAGAGCGGCGTGTGGCTGAGGCTGCGCGGCGGCTTCTCCTCTTCCAGCACGCGCTCGAACGGCACGTCCTGGTGGCCGTACGCGCCCAGCGTGGTCTCGCGCACGCGGGCCAGCAGCGCGCGGAAGTCCGGGTCGCCGCTCAGGTCCGTGCGCAGTGCCAGGGTGTTGAGGAAGAGGCCGACGAGGCCCTCCAGCTCCGGCCGCGTGCGCCCGGCGATGGGCGTGCCGACGGTCACGTCCGCCTGACCGGTGTAGCGCGACAGCAGGAGCTTGAACGCGGCGAGCAGCACCATGAACAGCGTGGCGCCCTCGCGACGGGCCAGCGCGTCCAGCGCGTCGGCCAGCTCCGCGGGCAGGCGGAACCTCTCCAGCCCGCCGCGGTGCGTCTGCACGGCGGGGCGGGGGCGGTCGGTGGGCAGGTCCAGGGGCGCCGGCAGCGTGGCGAAGCGGTCGCGCCAGTAGCCGAGCTGCGTCTCCAGCACCTCGCCGGTGAGCCAGGCACGCTGGGCGACGGCGAAGTCCGCGTACTGCACCGGCAGCGGCGCGAGCGGAGATGCCCGGCCGTCGCGGAAGGCGGCGTAGAGTGCGTCCAGATCGGTCATCAGCACGCCGGTGCTCCACCCGTCGCTCACGGCGTGGTGCACGTTCAGCAGCAGCGCGTGCTCGTCTTCCGTTAAGCGGATGAGGCGGGCGCGGAAGAGCGGGCCGCTCGCGAGGTCGAACGGCGCGCGCACGTCCTCGGCGGTGAGGCGGTCCAGCTCGCGGCGGCGCTCGGTTTCGGGGAGATGCGCGAGGTCGAGGACCGGCAACGCGGCGGGGCCCGCCGGGGAGATGCGCTGCACGGGCTTGCCGCCGACCTGCGGGAAGCTGGTGCGCAGCGACTCGTGGCGCTGCACGACCCCGCCGAGCGCGCGCTCCAGGGCGGCGGCATCGAGCGGGCCGTGGATGAGCAGCGGCGCGGGCATGTTGAACGTCGCGGTGCCCGGCTCCATCTGGTCCAGGAACCACATCCGCTCCTGCGCGAACGAGAGCGGGATCTCGCCGTCGCGGGGCGCGGGGGTGACCGGCGGCATCGCCGCAGGCGCGGTGTCGGCGCGGGCGGCTTCGACCTTGGCGGCGAGGCCGGCCACGGTGGGCGCCTCGAACAGCGCGCGCAGCGGAAGCTGGCTGCCGAACGCGTTGCGGATGCGCGTCACGACCTGCGTGGCGAGCAGCGAGTGGCCGCCCATCTCGAAGAAGTTGTCGTGCACGCCGATGCGCTCCACGCCTAGAACCTCGCTCCACACGCCCGCCACTACCTCCTCCGCAGCGTTGCGCGGCGCGACGTACGACTCCGCATCCGCCGAAAGCTCGGGCGCGGGGAGGGCGCGGCGGTTCACCTTGCCGTTCGGTGTGAGCGGCAGCGCGTCCAGCGTCACGAACGCGCTCGGCACCATGTACTCCGGCAGCGATGCCGTGAGATGTGCACGCAGCACCGCCGCATCCACATCTACCGATTCGGTAGATGCGACCACGTACGCCACGAGCCGCTTGTTGCCTGGCACGTCCTCCCCCGCGATCACCGTCACGTCGCGCACGGACGCGTGCGACGACAGCGCCGCCTCGATCTCGCCCAGCTCGATGCGGAAGCCGCGGATCTTCACCTGCTCGTCCAACCGCCCAACGAACTCGATGGCTCCGGACGCGTTCCACCGGACCGCATCTCCCGTCTTGTACAGCCGCTGGCCTCCGATGAACGGATTCGGGACGAACCGCTCCGCCGTCAGCCCCGCACGGCCCAGATAGCCGCGCGCCAGACCGTCGCCGCCGATGTACAGCTCGCCCGTCACGCCCACCGGCACCGGCTGCATCTCGCGGTCGAGCACGTACGTCGTCGTGTTCGACAGTGGCGCGCCGATCGGAACCGTCCCCGCGTCTTCATCTACCGCATCGACCTGATGCCACGTCGCGAACGTCGTGCTCTCCGTCGGACCGTAGACGTGCAGCAGACGCGTCGGTCCGCCCGCATGCAGCACCGCGCGCACGGCGGACGGATCGACCGCCTCGCCGCCGAACAGCACGTTATCGAGCGATGAGAAGCCGTCCGGAATCTCCCGTGCGATCTGGTTGAACAGCGCGGTGGTCAGGAACATCGTCCCGATCCGCATCTCCCGAAGCGCCATCACGAACCGCTCCGGAGACAGCGTCACGTCGCGGTCGATGCCGATGAGCGAGGCGCCGTTGAGCAGCGCGCCCCAGACCTCGAAGGTCGCAGCGTCGAACGAGGCGTTGGAGACCTGCGCGACACGATCATCCGAGATGAGCTGGACGTAGTTGCTCTCGCGGACCAGGCGCACGACGGCTTGGTGCGGGATGCCGATCCCCTTCGGCTTGCCCGTGGAGCCGGACGTGTAGACGACGTATGCCAGCGATTCGGGGAAGACGGAGATTTCGGGAGATGCGGGGCTCTCCGCCGCGATCCGCTCGGCATCTCCAGACAGCGAGATGATGGTGCCAGTGAAAGATGCGAGGGCTTCCGGGAGCGCATCTTCCACGAGGAGCACGCCGATCTGCGAATCGTCCAGCATGAAGGCGAGACGATCAGCCGGGTAGCTCGGGTCGAGCGGGACGTACGCGGCGCCGGTCTTGAGGATCGCGAGCAGCGTGACGACGAACTCCGCCGAGCGCTCCATCGACACGCCGACGCGGCTTTCGATGCCGACGCCGAGCGAGCGGAGGTGGGTCGCGAGGCGGCTGGAGAGCGCGTCCAGCTCGGCGTACGAGAGATGCGATGCGCCGAACTCGATGGCGAGCGCGTCAGGCGTCGCGGCGGCCTGGGCGGCGAAGAGCGCGTGGATGGATGCGGCGCGCGGGTAATCCGTCGCGGTCGCGTTCCAATCTTCCAGCACGCGCGTCCGCTCATCGCCCGCGAGCAGGGAGACGCGCGAGAGCGGCGCGTCCGCGTCTTCGGTGACGGCTGCGAGGACAGTGGCGAAGTGGCCAGCGATGCGCTCCGCCGTGGCGGCGTCGAAGAGATCCGAGGCGTATTCCAGCGCGCCCACGACCTCGCCGCCGTGGTCCATCAGCGCGAGGGTGAGGTCGAACTTGGCGGTGCCCAGCGTGGCGGTGTCGCCGCTCACGGCGAGCCCTTCGGCCGCCTCGGCGCCGCGGATGGCGACGTCCTGGTACGAGAACATCACCTGGAACACCGGCGAGTGCGACAGATCGCGCGGCACCTTCAGCTCCTCCACCAGCTTCTCGAACGGGAGGTCCTGGTGGGCGTACGCGCCCAGCGTGGCCTCGCGCACGCGGCCCAGCACCTCACGGAACGACGGGTCGCCGCCCACGTCGGTGCGCAGCGCCAGCGTGTTCGCGAAGTAGCCGATCAGCGGCTCGGTCTCGCCGCGCGTGCGGTTGGCGATGGGCGTGCCGACGACGACGTCGTCCTGGCCGGACAGCTTAGCGAGCATCACCTGCCACGCGGCCATCATCGCCATGAACGGCGTGGCGTCGCTCGCGCGGGCCACGGCGCGCATCCGCTCGCCCAGCTCGCGCGGAAGGGCGAAGACGTGCTCGCCGCCGCGGAAGCTCTGCACCGCGGGGCGCGGGTGGTCGGTGGGAAGCTCCAGCACGGCGGGCGCGCCGGCCAGCCGCTCGCGCCAGTAGCCGAGCTGACGCTCCAGCTCGCCGCCGGCCAGCCACGCGCGCTGCCACACGGCGTAGTCGGCGTACTGCACCGCCAGCTCCGGCAGCGGCGACGGAAGTCCTTCCGAGAACGCGGCATACAGCGCGAACAGCTCGCGCGAGAAGACGTCCATGCTCCAGCCGTCGCTCACCGCGTGGTGCATGGCGACGAGCAGCACGTGCTCGTCGTCGGCGAGGCGGAGCAGGCGGGCGCGGAAGAGCGGGCCCGCGGCCAGATCGAACGGCGTGCGCGCGTCGGCCTCGGCGAGGCGCGCGGCTTCGGCGTCGCGCGACGAGGGTTCCAGCGTGGAGAGGTCTTCCACGTGCAGCGTGAAGCCGTCCGCGGGGGCGAAGAG
The Longimicrobiaceae bacterium genome window above contains:
- a CDS encoding amino acid adenylation domain-containing protein yields the protein MLASIWSDVLGVERVGASDSFFELGGHSLLATRVISRIRDAFAAEVPLRALFEAPTLAGLAARIEAEMREAAGAAVPPLVPVSRDGPVPLSFAQERLWFIDQMQPGSVAYNMPTALRLGGDLHVRALERALGEIVRRHEVLRVRFHSDGDRPVQLFAPADGFTLHVEDLSTLEPSSRDAEAARLAEADARTPFDLAAGPLFRARLLRLADDEHVLLVAMHHAVSDGWSMDVFSRELFALYAAFSEGLPSPLPELAVQYADYAVWQRAWLAGGELERQLGYWRERLAGAPAVLELPTDHPRPAVQSFRGGEHVFALPRELGERMRAVARASDATPFMAMMAAWQVMLAKLSGQDDVVVGTPIANRTRGETEPLIGYFANTLALRTDVGGDPSFREVLGRVREATLGAYAHQDLPFEKLVEELKVPRDLSHSPVFQVMFSYQDVAIRGAEAAEGLAVSGDTATLGTAKFDLTLALMDHGGEVVGALEYASDLFDAATAERIAGHFATVLAAVTEDADAPLSRVSLLAGDERTRVLEDWNATATDYPRAASIHALFAAQAAATPDALAIEFGASHLSYAELDALSSRLATHLRSLGVGIESRVGVSMERSAEFVVTLLAILKTGAAYVPLDPSYPADRLAFMLDDSQIGVLLVEDALPEALASFTGTIISLSGDAERIAAESPASPEISVFPESLAYVVYTSGSTGKPKGIGIPHQAVVRLVRESNYVQLISDDRVAQVSNASFDAATFEVWGALLNGASLIGIDRDVTLSPERFVMALREMRIGTMFLTTALFNQIAREIPDGFSSLDNVLFGGEAVDPSAVRAVLHAGGPTRLLHVYGPTESTTFATWHQVDAVDEDAGTVPIGAPLSNTTTYVLDREMQPVPVGVTGELYIGGDGLARGYLGRAGLTAERFVPNPFIGGQRLYKTGDAVRWNASGAIEFVGRLDEQVKIRGFRIELGEIEAALSSHASVRDVTVIAGEDVPGNKRLVAYVVASTESVDVDAAVLRAHLTASLPEYMVPSAFVTLDALPLTPNGKVNRRALPAPELSADAESYVAPRNAAEEVVAGVWSEVLGVERIGVHDNFFEMGGHSLLATQVVTRIRNAFGSQLPLRALFEAPTVAGLAAKVEAARADTAPAAMPPVTPAPRDGEIPLSFAQERMWFLDQMEPGTATFNMPAPLLIHGPLDAAALERALGGVVQRHESLRTSFPQVGGKPVQRISPAGPAALPVLDLAHLPETERRRELDRLTAEDVRAPFDLASGPLFRARLIRLTEDEHALLLNVHHAVSDGWSTGVLMTDLDALYAAFRDGRASPLAPLPVQYADFAVAQRAWLTGEVLETQLGYWRDRFATLPAPLDLPTDRPRPAVQTHRGGLERFRLPAELADALDALARREGATLFMVLLAAFKLLLSRYTGQADVTVGTPIAGRTRPELEGLVGLFLNTLALRTDLSGDPDFRALLARVRETTLGAYGHQDVPFERVLEEEKPPRSLSHTPLFQVMFNMTNFGRLGGGGGTPALHAEQMPPPEGLDSKFDMTLYVDRNPSGVGIELIYNADLFDAARMREMLGQLRSVLEQAVRDPAAPAATLSLVTPDAREVLPDPTAPIEPVWNGAVHEMVSASARTFADRVSVRDREGEWTYAELEMRTNRLARHLAESGIGAGDVVAVYAHRSAALTWALLGILKAGAAFVILDPAYPAARLAERASMAQPRGWITIEAAGEIPETLQQTVDALAPACRVTLSMDDAHPDSLLLAGYPADAPMIDVDPDTLAYLAFTSGTTGAAKAVMGTHGPLSHFFAWHRDTFAFGADDCVSMLGGLSHDPLLRDVFAPLVAGGTSCIPDPDRMAEPGWLAAWMAREAVTVAHLTPAMGQLLASASGDAGLPTLPHLRLAFFGGEMLSRRDAARIREMAPGARCINFYGATETPQAMAWHQVAPSPEREVLPVGRGIDGVQLLLLTPSGALAGIGETGEVAIRTPYLARGYLGDPELTAAKFAPNPLSELPGDRIYRTGDLGRYLPNGEVEMLGRADAQVKVRGFRVELGEVEAALARHPSVRDAAAALRETAAGRTVLVGYVVAAGEPPTAAELRRHMGEQLPDYMVPAAFVLLDAMPVTANGKVDRRALPAPEATGGEADYVAPRDETEESLAAIWAEVLRVERVGVEDNFFALGGHSLLATQVVARIQQAHDIPVPLRTFFEGPTIAALAQFLRDAELAALAAMMDDLDALTDDEIAALLAAEAAGTEPEG
- a CDS encoding DUF6766 family protein, producing the protein MRNNALTWAALALFVVSFGGQVATGERVYNQDQTSHHQPTVTLAGYLTTGHFVEATFENWESEFLQMGTYVFLTVFLVQRGSSESKKPEDEEGADEQEIDEDPRLHRNDPGAPWPVRRGGLVLKVYENSLALAFLALFTLSFLLHAAGGAKEYSAEQIAHGDAPVTLLGYLCTSQFWFESFQNWQSEFLSVIAIVVLSIFLRQKGSPESKPVHAPHRSTGSG
- a CDS encoding DUF4097 family beta strand repeat-containing protein, which codes for MRVRMLFTAALPLAALAVTAVGAAAQDNGQQSSSADWVARCQRGDSGWGNNRGSVHCEVREARLAATGGTISVDARENGGVSVRGWDRNEVLVQERIQTRGTSDADARAIAQQIRVETGGSRVHATGPRTDRNRQWSVSYEVFVPRRSNLALVTTNGPIALRDVSGDVRMDATNGPMTVSGVSGNVRGRTTNGPLRVELSGARWSGSGLDLETTNGPVTLSMPPRFAAHLEAGTTNGPMRVDFSVTVQGRINSRISSDINGGGPTIRVVTTNGPVSIRTAGAAGTM